In the Euphorbia lathyris chromosome 5, ddEupLath1.1, whole genome shotgun sequence genome, one interval contains:
- the LOC136230724 gene encoding uncharacterized protein has translation MTVFGNSGTGKQVFPIDYQSEVSQRLLDASHINDLKSAFECLDDPFVDVNFVGTVSLKAKKTEVLLRDESPHEVRVEYQEFKTDVSALFLAAHTGNLKLVRKLLRVGADVNQKLFRGYATTAAVREGHLDVLDVLIKCGAFQEACEEALLEASYLGQARLAGLLMSSDLIRPQVAVHALVSACCRGFVNVVDTLIRCGVDANAVDRILLQSSKPSLHANVDCNALAAAIISRQISVVRLLLKQVSIRVDIKVRLGAWSWDTDTGEEFRVGAGLAEAYLVSWCAVEYFEASGAILQMLLQHVSPNILHLGRTLIHHAILCNNARAAEVLLKHGADKESPIETASRNGWRPVHLAAMLGSAKVLEQLIIAGCNLNSKTDSGETALMMCARYKQQECLKILASAGADFGLVNSTGQSASSIATSSRWAIALQQAVIDVIQAGKNPKSSNISVFSSLTFVIQANDIEALRKLIQQLEIDLNEQDENGFSAAMIAAAGGHVEAFRLLVYAGANIKLQNKRGETAITLSELNHHDEEIEKVLLEYALEEGHNYSAGIHALHRAASRGDLHLVSMLTRRGYDINAADIDGYTPLMLAAKQGHSKVCELLISFGASCEIANWRQETALLLARANGHGRDAENVILDELARQLVSEGSRVKKHTKCGKGSPHFKSLRMVNGTGILQWGKSSKRNVICRGADVGASIKFQWNRRRKFDVEDPGMFHVMTTKKKEVHFVCEGGVEMTELWVRGIKLVTKEAIFR, from the exons ATGACAGTGTTCGGAAACTCCGGCACCGGAAAACAGGTCTTCCCTATAGATTACCAATCCGAAGTTTCCCAGCGTCTCCTCGACGCTTCCCATATTAACGACTTGAAGTCGGCTTTCGAGTGTCTCGACGATCCTTTCGTCGATGTTAATTTTGTTGGCACGGTGAGCTTGAAGGCGAAGAAGACAGAAGTTTTGCTTCGCGATGAATCCCCGCACGAAGTTCGCGTTGAGTATCAGGAGTTCAAAACTGATGTCTCTGCTCTGTTTCTCGCTGCTCATACCGGAAATTTAAAGCTCGTCAGAAAACTACTG CGCGTTGGAGCCGATGTGAATCAGAAGCTGTTTCGAGGCTATGCCACAACAGCAGCAGTAAGGGAAGGACATTTAGATGTTTTAGATGTGCTTATCAAATGTGGGGCATTTCAGGAGGCATGCGAAGAGGCTTTGTTAGAGGCGAGCTATCTGGGTCAGGCCAGACTTGCAGGGCTGCTTATGAGTTCTGACCTTATACGCCCACAGGTTGCTGTTCATGCTCTTGTTTCTGCCTGTTGCAGAGGCTTTGTCAACGTTGTAGACACACTCATCAGG TGTGGAGTGGATGCCAATGCAGTTGATAGGATTCTCCTTCAATCTTCCAAGCCATCGTTGCACGCGAATGTTGATTGCAATGCACTTGCTGCTGCAATTATTAGCAGGCAGATTTCCGTAGTTAGACTTCTCTTGAAACAGGTCAGCATTCGGGTGGACATCAAGGTGAGGCTAGGAGCTTGGTCTTGGGATACTGATACAGGTGAAGAATTTCGAGTTGGAGCTGGATTAGCTGAAGCTTACTTAGTCTCCTGGTGTGCAGTTGAGTATTTCGAAGCAAGCGGAGCTATTTTGCAGATGCTCCTTCAACACGTCTCTCCTAACATTCTTCACTTGGGGAGGACTCTTATCCACCATGCCATCCTGTGTAACAATGCAAGAGCAGCAGAAGTACTTCTAAAACATGGTGCagataaagaatcacccatCGAAACAGCTTCGAGGAATGGCTGGCGTCCTGTTCATTTAGCTGCAATGCTCGGATCAGCCAAAGTTCTTGAACAGCTGATAATTGCAGGCTGCAATCTCAACTCCAAAACAGATTCAGGCGAAACTGCGCTGATGATGTGTGCTAGATATAAACAACAGGAATGCTTAAAAATTCTAGCCTCTGCCGGTGCTGATTTTGGCTTGGTTAATTCAACCGGTCAGTCTGCTAGTTCGATTGCAACATCAAGCAGATGGGCAATTGCATTACAACAAGCAGTGATAGATGTAATTCAAGCTGGGAAGAATCCCAAATCAAGCAATATTTCAGTGTTTTCCTCCTTAACCTTTGTGATTCAGGCAAATGATATTGAGGCCTTGAGAAAGCTCATTCAGCAGTTGGAGATCGATCTCAACGAACAAGATGAAAACGGATTCTCTGCTGCTATGATAGCTGCAGCAGGTGGTCATGTGGAAGCTTTCAGGCTACTTGTGTATGCAGGTGCTAATATAAAGCTGCAGAACAAACGCGGTGAAACAGCAATCACTTTATCAGAACTAAACCACCATGATGAAGAAATTGAAAAAGTACTACTAGAGTATGCACTTGAAGAGGGACATAACTACTCTGCCGGCATCCACGCTCTACACCGAGCAGCCAGCCGGGGAGACTTGCATTTAGTTTCAATGTTAACCAGAAGAGGCTACGACATAAATGCAGCAGACATTGATGGATATACTCCACTTATGTTAGCTGCAAAACAAGGCCATAGCAAGGTATGTGAGCTTCTGATCTCATTTGGGGCAAGCTGTGAAATTGCGAATTGGAGGCAGGAAACTGCACTCTTGCTTGCCAGGGCGAATGGACATGGAAGAGATGCAGAAAATGTCATACTAGACGAACTTGCGAGACAACTAGTTTCGGAGGGGAGTCGAGTGAAGAAGCATACAAAATGTGGGAAAGGAAGTCCTCATTTTAAATCATTGAGAATGGTGAATGGCACAGGAATTTTGCAATGGGGGAAGTCAAGCAAAAGAAATGTGATCTGTAGAGGGGCTGATGTTGGTGCTAGTATAAAATTCCAGTGGAATCGCCGGCGGAAATTTGATGTTGAAGATCCTGGAATGTTTCATGTGATGACTACTAAGAAGAAAGAGGTGCATTTTGTTTGTGAAGGAGGGGTTGAGATGACTGAGTTGTGGGTGAGAGGAATTAAGCTTGTGACAAAGGAAGCCATCTTCAGATAA